The Microcella flavibacter DNA segment CCGTCATGCTCGCCACCTGCACGAGGTTGCCGACCCCGTCGTCGATGACGGCGACGACGACCGGCCCGAGTTCGGTCGCCTCCTGCACGATGGTCACTCCCTCGCCGCGCAGGCGCTCCACCTCGGCGGTCGCGTCGGCGACGCCGATGCTGAAGAAGGGGATGCCCTCCTCCACGAGCGACGCGCGCAGCGCCCGCACGTGCTCATGGTCGGAGGGCTCGAGCGACAGCGTGAAACCCGGGCCCACGCCGGGCATGACGAGCGTGATCCAGGCCACGTCGCCCATCGGCACGTGCTGGTGCACGACGTAGTCGAAGTGGGTCGTGTAGAACTCGAGCGCGCGCTGCTGATCGTCGACGAACAGCGTGGTCGTGGTGCTGAGAACGCTCATGTCAGCCCTCCTCCACCCACCCGATCGACCGCAGCCACTCGGCGCAGTCGCGGGTCCAGTGGCGCGCGATGCCTGCCTCGGAGCCGCCGTCGACGCCGTCGACGAGCCCGAGCCCGTGGCGTCCCCGCGGGTACACGTGCAGCGCGTGGGGCACGTCGTGGTCGGCGAGAGCATCCACCAATCGGTACGCGTGCTGCACCGGGACCACCGCATCGTCGGCCGTGTGCCAGACGAAGGTCGGCGGCATCGCGTGCGTCACGAGCCGGTCGACGGAGAGGGCGCGGCGCGTCCAGGGCATGGCGCGCGCGCCGATGAGGGCGTGGCGCGAGCCGGCGTGCGTCGGCAGCTGCATCGAGACGACCGGGTAGCCGAGGATGGCCGCGTCGACGAGACCCGAAGCGGCGGCGTGGCCGGCGAGGTGGCCGCCGGCCGAGAACCCGAGGACGCCCAGCCGCTGCACCCCCTCCACCCGCAGCTCGCCGACGCGCGCCCGCACCGAGTGCAGCGGACCGGGGTGGCGCGTCAGCACCGGGTAGCGGTGCACGCTCGCCTCGAGCCCGAGCGAGCGCAGCCACTCGGCCACCGGCTCGCCCTCGTGGTCGGCGAGGCGGTGGTAGCCGCCGCCGGGCAGCACGATGACGTGCGGCGGGCGGGCGCCGTCGGCAGGAGCGCCTTCGGCGATTCCCCCGGCGACCGGCCCCGCGCCTCGGCCCGGCGTCACCGGGCGCCCGCGAAGACCGCGTTGAACAGCTCGTCGAAGTCGATGCCGACCTCGGGGCGCCAGCTGTTGATGCGGTTCGTGCCGAGCGCGAGCACGAGGCCGCGGTCGGGCGAGATCCAGAACTGCGTGCTCGTCCAGCCCTCGTGGCCGAACACCGAGTGGTCGATGAGCCCGGGCCGGCGCGGCAGGTTGAACCCGAGCCCGAAGTGCTCGTGCACCTTCACCGGGTTCGGGTCGATGACGTAGAGGCCCTCGGTGCGCGGGCGGCGCATCGCCTCGAGCGTGGCGGGGGCCACGACCGCTCCGTCGCCGCGCAGCAGCGAGCGGCCGATCGCGAGGAGGTCGCCGACGCTGCCGACGGCGCCGGCGGCCGGGTGGCGCAGCGTCATGAGCGCGTCGTGGTCGTGGTCGAACAGCTCGGCGTCGTGCACCGCGTGCGCGCCCGCGATGTCGAAGGTCATGGAGGTCGCGCCGGCGTCGGCGAGCATCGCGGCGAACTCGTCGTGGAACGACCGCCCGCTCGCGTGCTCGACGAGCGCCGCCACGCCGTCCCACGCGAGGTTGTTGTACCGGCGGGCGGTGCCCGTGACGAACTCGAGCGGGGCGCGGCGCAGCGCCTCGCGCAGCGACTGCGGCTCGC contains these protein-coding regions:
- a CDS encoding VOC family protein, whose translation is MSVLSTTTTLFVDDQQRALEFYTTHFDYVVHQHVPMGDVAWITLVMPGVGPGFTLSLEPSDHEHVRALRASLVEEGIPFFSIGVADATAEVERLRGEGVTIVQEATELGPVVVAVIDDGVGNLVQVASMTEQSAG
- a CDS encoding alpha/beta hydrolase, whose protein sequence is MTPGRGAGPVAGGIAEGAPADGARPPHVIVLPGGGYHRLADHEGEPVAEWLRSLGLEASVHRYPVLTRHPGPLHSVRARVGELRVEGVQRLGVLGFSAGGHLAGHAAASGLVDAAILGYPVVSMQLPTHAGSRHALIGARAMPWTRRALSVDRLVTHAMPPTFVWHTADDAVVPVQHAYRLVDALADHDVPHALHVYPRGRHGLGLVDGVDGGSEAGIARHWTRDCAEWLRSIGWVEEG
- a CDS encoding serine hydrolase domain-containing protein, with the translated sequence MTTTPFSHALDWVRTHVDAGRLPVAVLGIASADEVLALEAFGTDGGRTAHVDDRFSLYSVTKPLSALTAMRQVERGLLTTDTPLGMALPGIPAAHATLQNLLSHTSGISDVVLGEPQSLREALRRAPLEFVTGTARRYNNLAWDGVAALVEHASGRSFHDEFAAMLADAGATSMTFDIAGAHAVHDAELFDHDHDALMTLRHPAAGAVGSVGDLLAIGRSLLRGDGAVVAPATLEAMRRPRTEGLYVIDPNPVKVHEHFGLGFNLPRRPGLIDHSVFGHEGWTSTQFWISPDRGLVLALGTNRINSWRPEVGIDFDELFNAVFAGAR